In Methanoregula formicica SMSP, the DNA window AGCGCCTGGCCGTCGAGATCATGAAGTCCGGCGCCGTTGATTATATCGTCAAGTCGGCAACGGTGTTCGAGGACCTCCCGAACATCTCGCGGAGGGCGATCCGGTTCTGGGAGAACATCCAGGAGAGAGTGCGGGCCGAGCATGCCGAACAGGAGACACAGAAACGCCTGGGCGACATCCTTGCTTTCCTCCCGGATCCGGTACTGGCGATCGATACAACAGGCACCGTGATCGCCTGGAACAATGCCATGGAAAACCTGACGGGGGTTCCTGCAGCGGATATGCTGGGGAAGGGCGATCATGAGTACAGCATCCCCTTCTACGGTGAGAGAAGACCGCTCCTGATCGACCTTGTTCTCGAACCCGATACCGAGATCCTGAACCGGTATCCGTTTGTCCAGCGCGATGGTGACCGCATAATGTCCGAAACATTTGTTGCAGGAATCTACGGTGGCAAAGGCGCATATCTCTGGGGGACTGCCACTCACCTGTATGATACTTCGGGAAACCGCGTCGGTGCGATTGAGGTGATCCGGGACATCACCGAGCGGAAAAAGACCGAGGAGATCGTCCGGGCAAGCGAGGGGAAATTCCGCTCGCTGGTTGAGGAGGTGCCTGATTTCATTCTGGTGCACCGCAACGGAAAACTCCTGTTCGTAAACCGGGCTGCGTCCGAGAGCACAGGGTATGTCCATGAGGATCTCATCGGGAGATCCATGCTGGACTTCATCGTGCCAGAAGACCGGGAACGTGTTGTCACCTCGATAGAAAAACGGCTGAAGGGTGAGCCTCTGATCCCCTATGAGGTCAGGATACTGACAAGCACCGGCCAGGAACGGCAGGTGATTGTACGGGGCAACCTGATCGAATTCGAAGGGAGTCCTGCCTCACTGAATGTCCTGACTGATGTCACGGAGATGCGGAAGAGTGAGAAGCAACTCCTCTTAAAGAACATCGTATTTGAAGCGTCGATCACTGCCAACAGCATTTCTGATATCGAAGGCATCATGACCGATGTAAACCCGGCATTTTTAGCCATCTGGGGATACCGGGACAAGAAGGAGGTCATTGGAAAACCTTTCGGGCATTTCTTCACCGAGGGGGATGCGGCGTCAGAGGTTCTGAAAACACTGGATACATCCGGGCGCTGGAGCGGCGAGCTCGTTGCACGGCGAGCCGATGGTTCAACCTTTATCGCGTTTGGCACGGCGACACAGACCATTGACGATAAAGGAAACAAGATTGGGTACCAGTCAACCTGTCTCGATGTCAGCGAACAGAAACAGGCCGAAGCTGCCCTGCAGAAAAGCGAGGCAAAATTCCGGGACCTCTTCAACACCATGAGCAGCGGCGTGGTCATCTATGAACCGGTATCCGAAGGACAGGACTTCATCATCCGCGATATCAACCGCGCCGTAGAGTGGATTGAGAACGTCCGAAAGGAAAATGTTGTCGGCAAAAGCGTGCTTTCGGTCTTCCCGGGTGTTGTGGAGTTCGGTCTTTTTGCAGTCTTCCAGCGTGTTGCAGAAACCGGATATGCGGAGGCATTTCCCGTTTCACTATACAAGGACAACCGGATCTCCGGGTGGCGGGACAACTACGTGTACCGGCTCGAATCCGGAGAGATTGTCGCAATTTACGAGGATGTAACTGAGAAGAAGCAGGCAGAAGAGGCAGTCCGGCAAAACGAGACGCGGTTCTCGGCCCTGATCCAGAACTCCTCGGATATCATCCGTGTTCTCGACCGCGAGGGAAAAATCACTTATGAATCAGATTCTGCTGAACGGATACTCGGATACCCCAGGGGATCCCTCATCGGAAAGGACCCCATGGATTACATCCATCCCGATGATCGCGAACTGGTGAGACAGGATCTCCAGGGTGTTTTCGACCAGACAAATTCAGGCATTCCTACCGAGTTCCGGATCCGGAAAGCTGACGGGGGATACATCTGGGTCGAAGCCAGAGCAAATAACCTGCTCGACGTTCCCGGCGTGAACGGGATCGTTGTCACCACCCGGCTGATCCAGCAGAGGAAGGAGGCAGAGGATGCCATTCGTGAAAGCGAACAGCGTCTCCGCCTTGCCCTCGAGGGCGCCGATGTCGGGTTCTGGGACTGGCACCTCCCCTCGGGCACAGCTGTCTTCAGCGACCGGTACTACACCATGCTCGGGTACGAGCCCCGGGAGTTTCCGGCAACCATCGATACCTGGACTGCGCTGTTGCACCCGGATGACAAAAAGAGGGTTGTCGCGGATCTGGAACGGCAGATCCGGGAAGGTGAATCCCAGCTGGAGATCGAGTACCGGATCCGCATAAAAGATGGCAGCTGGCTCTGGATCCTTGGGAGAGGGAAAGTTGTTGAAAAGGATGAGAACGGTATCCCGATCCGGATAACCGGTGTCAATATCGATATTACGAACCGGCGACTGCTTGAGTCCGAGGTCCGGTCCCTGAATGTCGTCCTGGAGCAGCGGGTGAAGGACCGGACCGAGGCGCTCTCGAAGGCAAACGAGGCGCTTGAGGAAGAGAACATGCAGCGGCTGGATGCCGAAGGGAAGCTCAAGGAATCTCTCAATGAGAAGACGATGCTCTTAAAGGAGATCCACCACCGGGTGAAGAACAACCTCCAGATCATCGTGAGTCTCTTGAACCTCCAGTCACGGTATGTGAAGGATGAAAGCGTCCTTGCCACGATCCGCGAGAGCCAGAACCGGGTCAAGGCAATGGCCCTTGTCCACGAAAAACTCTACCGGGCAGAGGACATCGCGCACATCGACCTCAACGACTATATCCGGTTCCTGGGAACCGGCCTCTCGCAGTTCTATGATGCAAAGAGCCGGGGGATACGGTTCAGTCTTGAATCCCCCGATGTCCGTGTCGATATCAATACGGCCATCCCACTCGGGCTCATCCTCAATGAGCTGATATCGAACGCATTCAAGTACGCTTTTCCCAAGGGAAAGTCCGGGGAAGTATTTGTCAGCGTTACGCGTGAAGAGAAGACACTCACCGTGATTGTCCGCGACGACGGGGCGGGGATTCCCGAAGACTTTGACTGGAAGAACACGCAGTCGCTGGGGCTCCGGCTGGTCAACTCCCTCGTGGACCAGCTCGATGGCACCATTGAACTCGACCGCTCGAAAGGGACACGGTTCACGATGGTTTTGCACGAGAAGGGGTGAAGAACAGACATGACAAAGACAGTCCTATGAAACGGTATGGAAGGCAGAGGAACATGACGCGGAATGTATTCTTTATATTCACGATCCTTTCCCTCACGCTCCTTGTGGGAGCGATACTGGTTGCAGGATGTTCAGGCACGGGGCAGGAAAAGAACAGCAGCTCCGGAAAGGTCTGGCATGTCGGGGTCTTGAGCGGCATGGCATTTTTTGCCGATACGGAAGACGGTTTCCGCGAGAAGATGGCCGAACTGGGATATACCGAAGGGAAAAACATAGTCTACGATTCCCGGAAAATGGTTGGTTTTGACCAGCCGGCATACCAGTCAGCCTTACAAGAATTCCGGGACAACAAGGTTGACCTGGTCCTTGTCTTCCCCACGGAAGCATCGCAGGAGGCAAAAGCCGCCATGAAAGGAACCGGCATCCCCGTGGTATTTGCCAATGTCTTCACGGAAGAGACCGGCCTTATCGAGAGCGTACGGCAGCCCGGCGGGGATATCACGGGTGTGCGCTGGGGAGGTCCTGACTTAGCCCTCCAGCGGTACGAGGTCATGCGCGAACTGGCGCCGGGCGCAAAGCGTATGCTCATTCCTTACCAGAGGGGATATCCCACAACCACAAGCCAGCTTATTGCACTGCGAACCGCAGCGTCCGCCGACGGCATCACGCTGGTTGAGAT includes these proteins:
- a CDS encoding ABC transporter substrate-binding protein, translating into MTRNVFFIFTILSLTLLVGAILVAGCSGTGQEKNSSSGKVWHVGVLSGMAFFADTEDGFREKMAELGYTEGKNIVYDSRKMVGFDQPAYQSALQEFRDNKVDLVLVFPTEASQEAKAAMKGTGIPVVFANVFTEETGLIESVRQPGGDITGVRWGGPDLALQRYEVMRELAPGAKRMLIPYQRGYPTTTSQLIALRTAASADGITLVEIPVDNATELEAELNKQAASITGKDTAILAIAEPLFVTPNSFAVIGEFADAHAIPAGGPSMSVNGHETVFGLAPRSVPQGRQAAILADKIFRGTPAGGIPVVTAENYFQLNYRQAQQLGLPVSEGLLSRADKILR
- a CDS encoding PAS domain S-box protein, which produces MLQAFRQDPGQFRIDTAATLKKAREVIAHECSDLIIADWNLPDGRGIDIISREDGRVTTPVIVMTGYGDERLAVEIMKSGAVDYIVKSATVFEDLPNISRRAIRFWENIQERVRAEHAEQETQKRLGDILAFLPDPVLAIDTTGTVIAWNNAMENLTGVPAADMLGKGDHEYSIPFYGERRPLLIDLVLEPDTEILNRYPFVQRDGDRIMSETFVAGIYGGKGAYLWGTATHLYDTSGNRVGAIEVIRDITERKKTEEIVRASEGKFRSLVEEVPDFILVHRNGKLLFVNRAASESTGYVHEDLIGRSMLDFIVPEDRERVVTSIEKRLKGEPLIPYEVRILTSTGQERQVIVRGNLIEFEGSPASLNVLTDVTEMRKSEKQLLLKNIVFEASITANSISDIEGIMTDVNPAFLAIWGYRDKKEVIGKPFGHFFTEGDAASEVLKTLDTSGRWSGELVARRADGSTFIAFGTATQTIDDKGNKIGYQSTCLDVSEQKQAEAALQKSEAKFRDLFNTMSSGVVIYEPVSEGQDFIIRDINRAVEWIENVRKENVVGKSVLSVFPGVVEFGLFAVFQRVAETGYAEAFPVSLYKDNRISGWRDNYVYRLESGEIVAIYEDVTEKKQAEEAVRQNETRFSALIQNSSDIIRVLDREGKITYESDSAERILGYPRGSLIGKDPMDYIHPDDRELVRQDLQGVFDQTNSGIPTEFRIRKADGGYIWVEARANNLLDVPGVNGIVVTTRLIQQRKEAEDAIRESEQRLRLALEGADVGFWDWHLPSGTAVFSDRYYTMLGYEPREFPATIDTWTALLHPDDKKRVVADLERQIREGESQLEIEYRIRIKDGSWLWILGRGKVVEKDENGIPIRITGVNIDITNRRLLESEVRSLNVVLEQRVKDRTEALSKANEALEEENMQRLDAEGKLKESLNEKTMLLKEIHHRVKNNLQIIVSLLNLQSRYVKDESVLATIRESQNRVKAMALVHEKLYRAEDIAHIDLNDYIRFLGTGLSQFYDAKSRGIRFSLESPDVRVDINTAIPLGLILNELISNAFKYAFPKGKSGEVFVSVTREEKTLTVIVRDDGAGIPEDFDWKNTQSLGLRLVNSLVDQLDGTIELDRSKGTRFTMVLHEKG